From Panicum hallii strain FIL2 chromosome 2, PHallii_v3.1, whole genome shotgun sequence, a single genomic window includes:
- the LOC112880256 gene encoding uncharacterized protein LOC112880256 isoform X1, which translates to MKQAAAAETDALETIESDYEAYTARSFRDDRTAVWSRTHGSFEDTTKLRPMRFTDEPAPRYGAFPMSTLQVFSVRVEGIRRGLRWLIDVFGIVAARDTVDFNRNVIFSRTRDNCQTLTKEDRNLALEGPTRAVVWQGHLYIEVKLTVKGATESEDKDLSFLVVPFACGNAAYSCQYYGCKTSKLSTVRLSLGLIVESVEATIFVRVRDGSWPDGFGAQFAAFTTGIRRKRAPSMDHKKIILLDSGSRKVPVTADGGVVLSRRVVSVETTGKLRVCVKAWEAARSVRMP; encoded by the exons AtgaagcaggcggcggcggcggaaacgGATGCCCTGGAGACGATCGAATCCGACTACGAAGCCTACACAGCACGCTCCTTTCGCGACGACCGGACGGCTGTCTGGTCCCGCACGCACGGCTCTTTCGAAGACACCA CGAAGCTCCGCCCCATGCGCTTCACCGACGAGCCCGCGCCCCGCTACGGCGCCTTCCCCATGAGCACCCTGCAGGTGTTTTCGGTCAGGGTCGAAgggatcaggaggggcctgCGGTGGCTGATCGATGTGTTCGGCATCGTCGCCGCGCGCGACACCGTCGACTTCAACCGCAACGTCATCTTCAGCCGCACGAGGGACAACTGCCAGACCCTCACCAAAGAG GATCGGAACTTGGCACTGGAAGGCCCGACCCGTGCCGTCGTGTGGCAGGGTCACCTGTACATCGAGGTGAAGCTGACGGTGAAGGGGGCCACCGAGTCCGAGGACAAAGACCTGAGCTTCCTGGTCGTGCCGTTTGCGTGTGGTAATGCGGCGTACTCATGTCAGTATTATGGTTGCAAAACTAGCAAGCTTAGCACGGTGAGGCTTTCACTTGGTCTCATTGTTGAATCTGTGGAGGCCACAATATTTGTGCGAGTCAGAGATGGGTCATGGCCGGATGGTTTCGGTGCCCAATTCGCTGCGTTTACCACTGGCATTCGTCGCAAGAGAGCCCCTAGCATGGATCACAAGAAGATCATCTTGCTTGATTCTGGAAGCAGGAAGGTGCCTGTCACTGCTGACGGCGGGGTCGTCCTCTCGCGGCGTGTCGTTTCGGTCGAGACCACCGGGAAGCTGAGAGTCTGCGTCAAGGCGTGGGAGGCTGCGAGAAGCGTAAGGATGCCGTGA
- the LOC112880256 gene encoding uncharacterized protein LOC112880256 isoform X2, which translates to MRFTDEPAPRYGAFPMSTLQVFSVRVEGIRRGLRWLIDVFGIVAARDTVDFNRNVIFSRTRDNCQTLTKEDRNLALEGPTRAVVWQGHLYIEVKLTVKGATESEDKDLSFLVVPFACGNAAYSCQYYGCKTSKLSTVRLSLGLIVESVEATIFVRVRDGSWPDGFGAQFAAFTTGIRRKRAPSMDHKKIILLDSGSRKVPVTADGGVVLSRRVVSVETTGKLRVCVKAWEAARSVRMP; encoded by the exons ATGCGCTTCACCGACGAGCCCGCGCCCCGCTACGGCGCCTTCCCCATGAGCACCCTGCAGGTGTTTTCGGTCAGGGTCGAAgggatcaggaggggcctgCGGTGGCTGATCGATGTGTTCGGCATCGTCGCCGCGCGCGACACCGTCGACTTCAACCGCAACGTCATCTTCAGCCGCACGAGGGACAACTGCCAGACCCTCACCAAAGAG GATCGGAACTTGGCACTGGAAGGCCCGACCCGTGCCGTCGTGTGGCAGGGTCACCTGTACATCGAGGTGAAGCTGACGGTGAAGGGGGCCACCGAGTCCGAGGACAAAGACCTGAGCTTCCTGGTCGTGCCGTTTGCGTGTGGTAATGCGGCGTACTCATGTCAGTATTATGGTTGCAAAACTAGCAAGCTTAGCACGGTGAGGCTTTCACTTGGTCTCATTGTTGAATCTGTGGAGGCCACAATATTTGTGCGAGTCAGAGATGGGTCATGGCCGGATGGTTTCGGTGCCCAATTCGCTGCGTTTACCACTGGCATTCGTCGCAAGAGAGCCCCTAGCATGGATCACAAGAAGATCATCTTGCTTGATTCTGGAAGCAGGAAGGTGCCTGTCACTGCTGACGGCGGGGTCGTCCTCTCGCGGCGTGTCGTTTCGGTCGAGACCACCGGGAAGCTGAGAGTCTGCGTCAAGGCGTGGGAGGCTGCGAGAAGCGTAAGGATGCCGTGA